Genomic DNA from Wolbachia endosymbiont of Aedes albopictus:
AAGACGAATGTAGCTGGCGCTTGATATTTTCGAATTAATTGCTATATATTTATTAGATTCTTAAGGGTAATAATATGTCAGATAGCAGTAAAGAGAAAAAGAAGAAGTTTGCTGATATGGTAAGTAGGCAGAAAGGTGACGACCAACAAAGTGATAACCATAAGCAAACTGATGATTTAAATGAAGATCTCAATACATTAAAAGAACGTGCAGCTCAGCTTGAAGATCATTTACGCCGTGCTGTTGCAGATAATGAAAACGTCAAACGTATAATGCAAAAGCAAATTAGCGATGCAAGTGACTATGCAGTCACAAAATTTGCACGTGATATGATCGACTCGTGCGACAATTTAAAAAAAGTAATGGAAAACTTGAAAGATGGTGATCCTGTTCATGAGGGGATTAAAGTAGCTTATCAAAAAATTATAAATGATCTAAAAAAACATGGAATAGAGGAAGTAGATCCACTTGGTGAGCTTTTTGATAGTAATTTACACCAAGCTGTTGTGGAAAGAGAAGACAATGAAAAAGAGCCTGGCACCATTGTAGAAATACTACAAACTGGTTATACTATCAAAAATAGGTTGCTTCGTCCTGCAATGGTTATTCTTTCTAAGAAATCTGATGGAAATGCGTAAACGTCAGAGGTTAGATTTTTTACATAACCATTGTTTAAGCAAAAAACCAACAACCAACTTTGGTGTCATTCCAGCGCATGACGCTGAAATCGAGAAAAAAAGAAATATGGATCCCAGTGTCAGCTACTTGGATGACAGGAAACTATATAATGAGTCTGTTGTTTTTTCAGGTATCCAGCCAAGTGGCGTACTACATTTAGGTAATTATCTTGGTGCAATCAAACAGTGGATAGACTTACAGGATAAATACAAATCTCTTTTTTGTATTGTCGACCTGCATGCAATCACAGCAAATAAGCTTCCCGCAAGTGAATTAAAAAGTAATATTTTCAAAACAGCAGCAGCTTATA
This window encodes:
- a CDS encoding nucleotide exchange factor GrpE, yielding MSDSSKEKKKKFADMVSRQKGDDQQSDNHKQTDDLNEDLNTLKERAAQLEDHLRRAVADNENVKRIMQKQISDASDYAVTKFARDMIDSCDNLKKVMENLKDGDPVHEGIKVAYQKIINDLKKHGIEEVDPLGELFDSNLHQAVVEREDNEKEPGTIVEILQTGYTIKNRLLRPAMVILSKKSDGNA